A genomic stretch from Chitinophaga agri includes:
- a CDS encoding lysozyme inhibitor LprI family protein, which yields MKAFILCLLLGICLNVFAQTSKSDVETLEKRYQECLAEGKSQYNCALQYYTQMDSLLTTVYRQLYDNLDTTRRQTLQISQQQWEEKKDTYFKDIDVRVEKKRPLTLSGLDDDMIVTDNKAAYIRTRVIELIDKQS from the coding sequence ATGAAAGCTTTTATCCTATGTTTACTATTGGGCATATGCCTGAATGTTTTTGCACAAACCAGCAAGTCCGATGTAGAAACACTCGAAAAACGTTACCAGGAGTGCCTGGCCGAGGGCAAAAGCCAATACAACTGCGCCCTTCAGTACTATACCCAGATGGATAGCCTGTTGACCACCGTATACCGTCAGTTATATGATAATCTGGATACGACCCGTCGTCAAACCTTACAAATTTCCCAGCAGCAATGGGAGGAGAAAAAAGATACTTACTTCAAGGACATTGATGTACGCGTGGAAAAGAAACGACCATTGACGCTATCAGGTCTCGATGACGATATGATCGTTACAGACAACAAAGCTGCATATATCAGAACACGTGTGATAGAGTTGATCGATAAGCAGTCCTGA
- a CDS encoding arsenate reductase family protein, protein MKKIYHLSTCSTCKRILEEVNAKDNGVVLQDIKTEKITPAQLAEMHALAGTYESLFSRRSMKYRPMGLHEKELTEKDYHDLILEEYSFLKRPVAIVGKEIFVGSEKKTVERLKEKLGIKN, encoded by the coding sequence ATGAAGAAAATATATCATTTATCTACCTGTAGTACCTGCAAGAGAATACTGGAAGAAGTGAACGCGAAAGACAATGGAGTTGTACTGCAGGATATCAAAACGGAGAAGATCACCCCGGCCCAACTAGCAGAAATGCACGCCCTGGCGGGTACATATGAATCACTTTTCAGCCGCCGTTCTATGAAATACCGTCCTATGGGACTGCATGAAAAAGAGCTGACCGAAAAGGATTATCATGATCTGATCCTGGAAGAATATTCCTTTCTGAAGCGTCCGGTAGCTATTGTGGGAAAAGAGATCTTTGTGGGTAGTGAAAAGAAGACAGTGGAGCGACTGAAGGAGAAATTAGGCATTAAAAATTAG
- a CDS encoding formimidoylglutamase: MSDFTLLHDYLLPISKAGLNDDQEYDDFQIGGVTDAYEDGHIPNLDIADVILLGVNEDRGYGPGRKSADAADIIRKAFYNLYYWHRGVRIADLGNLRKGASLEDTYAALQTVMAEVINSHKTIVILGGAHDLTYAQYKAYAARKQVIEVTIADAIIDLKEGSSVPEENFLMEMLTEQPNYIRHYNHLAFQSYFVHPHMLETLDKLRFDCYRLGKVRENMDDIEPVLRNSDLFSIDINIVKHNDAPANTLSPNGLGGDEACSLTRYAGMSPKLTTFGIYGYRPEKDRESLTAKQIAQMLWYFMDGVAVKNKEALLEERDAFYEFNIVCADIVTLFLKSKKTGRWWMQLPGRGKEDEFLPCTYSDYVMASNNEIPERLLRHQERL, from the coding sequence ATGTCAGACTTTACGCTGCTGCATGACTATCTGCTGCCCATTTCCAAAGCAGGCCTGAATGATGATCAGGAGTATGATGATTTTCAGATAGGAGGTGTCACTGATGCCTACGAGGATGGGCATATCCCCAATCTTGATATAGCAGATGTTATTCTGCTGGGCGTAAATGAAGACCGTGGTTATGGTCCGGGAAGAAAGTCGGCCGATGCTGCTGACATTATCAGAAAAGCCTTCTATAACCTGTACTACTGGCATAGAGGTGTCAGGATCGCTGATCTGGGTAACCTGCGCAAAGGGGCTAGCCTTGAAGATACCTATGCCGCTCTCCAGACTGTTATGGCCGAAGTGATCAATTCCCATAAGACCATTGTCATTCTGGGTGGTGCACATGACCTCACCTATGCACAATATAAAGCGTACGCTGCCCGGAAACAGGTGATAGAAGTGACCATCGCTGATGCGATCATCGACCTTAAAGAAGGATCATCTGTTCCGGAGGAAAACTTCCTCATGGAAATGCTGACTGAGCAGCCAAATTATATCCGGCATTATAATCACCTGGCTTTCCAGAGCTATTTTGTACATCCGCACATGCTCGAGACGCTCGACAAGTTAAGGTTTGACTGCTATCGCCTGGGTAAGGTGAGAGAGAACATGGATGATATAGAACCGGTACTACGCAATAGTGACCTGTTTAGTATTGATATCAATATCGTTAAGCATAATGACGCGCCGGCGAACACCCTCTCTCCTAACGGACTCGGAGGAGACGAAGCCTGTTCACTTACCCGTTATGCGGGCATGAGCCCCAAACTCACCACTTTCGGTATTTATGGTTACCGTCCGGAAAAAGACCGGGAGTCACTGACGGCCAAACAGATCGCTCAGATGCTCTGGTACTTTATGGACGGAGTGGCCGTGAAGAATAAAGAAGCCCTGCTGGAAGAAAGGGATGCTTTTTATGAATTTAATATCGTCTGTGCGGATATAGTGACCCTCTTTCTGAAAAGCAAAAAGACCGGTCGCTGGTGGATGCAATTACCCGGCAGAGGCAAGGAGGACGAATTTCTTCCCTGTACCTACAGCGATTATGTAATGGCCAGCAATAACGAGATACCGGAAAGATTGCTCAGACACCAGGAAAGATTGTAA
- a CDS encoding YitT family protein: MSKNRKSRARLTIIQTAQDIILIAIGILLAAVGLKGFLLPNGFLDGGVTGISLLISRLTGWSISVLLIVINIPFILLAYKQLSVGFTVRALCAILGLAAALVFIHVPTITSDKLLIAIFGGFFLGAGIGMSVRGGAVLDGTEVLALYINRKTILSMGEVIMYFNIVIFSVAAVLINVETALYALLTYLSASKTVDFIIQGFEEYIALTIISDESELIRKTLTLSLRKGVTVFKGQSGFGKRGSVDRDIDIIYTVVTRLEVHKIIDEIEKIDEKAFIVQHNINDTKGGMIKRRATHH, translated from the coding sequence ATGTCGAAAAACAGGAAGTCGCGAGCACGTCTCACCATTATTCAGACTGCCCAGGATATTATATTGATTGCCATTGGCATTCTACTGGCCGCTGTCGGGCTGAAAGGGTTCCTGCTGCCTAACGGATTCCTGGATGGTGGTGTGACTGGTATTTCCCTGCTGATAAGCAGGTTAACCGGCTGGTCTATCTCTGTACTGCTGATCGTGATCAATATTCCCTTTATTCTCCTGGCTTACAAACAGTTGTCCGTTGGCTTTACGGTAAGGGCGCTATGCGCCATCCTCGGACTAGCGGCTGCACTTGTATTTATACACGTGCCTACTATCACCAGCGATAAACTACTGATCGCTATTTTCGGTGGTTTTTTCCTGGGCGCTGGTATTGGTATGTCCGTGAGAGGGGGGGCTGTACTGGATGGCACAGAAGTACTGGCACTTTACATCAACCGGAAAACGATCCTCTCCATGGGCGAAGTGATCATGTACTTTAACATTGTGATATTCAGTGTTGCTGCGGTACTGATCAATGTAGAGACGGCCCTGTATGCGCTGCTAACCTACCTTTCTGCATCCAAAACAGTAGACTTTATCATTCAGGGTTTTGAAGAATACATTGCCCTGACTATCATCTCCGATGAAAGTGAACTGATTAGAAAAACACTGACCCTCTCTCTACGCAAGGGAGTAACTGTCTTCAAAGGCCAGAGTGGCTTTGGCAAGCGGGGCTCTGTAGACAGGGATATTGATATTATCTACACGGTAGTCACCCGCCTGGAAGTCCACAAGATCATTGATGAAATTGAAAAGATTGATGAGAAGGCCTTTATTGTACAACACAACATTAATGATACCAAAGGCGGTATGATAAAACGGCGTGCTACACACCACTAA
- a CDS encoding aspartyl protease family protein, giving the protein MQKSTLLKHYWFILFAINCLFHVANAQTIPTPATTLKEGELITRFPFKQYYGGVVVVQACLAGIPDTLQFILDTGSAGISLDTNTCLQLGIPLTPTDRVVRGVGGSKTVAFAMDKTLLLPGLQVDSLDFHINDYELISQVYGLQIDGIMGYSVLSKFIVQVDYDTEMISIYQKGKFNYPKGGHLLRPSLTLIPIVNAFLKNGKAQHYNRYYFDTGAGMCLLLSHQFVKDSALLSSRKRQRKVIQTEAQGLGGKMSMDITTLQEFKIGNYSFRNVPVYLFDDVSNVTAYPFLGGMVGNDLLRRFNLILNYGKKEIYLMPNSHFRDPFDYSYTGLIIYLIDGRVEVTDIIKGSPAEKAGLEKGDIIMAINNTFSTNLQLYRDLLKNVGTKPTLLIMRNKELLIKKIQIKSIL; this is encoded by the coding sequence ATGCAAAAATCTACGTTGTTGAAGCACTACTGGTTCATATTATTTGCCATTAACTGTCTATTCCATGTTGCGAACGCGCAAACGATACCGACACCCGCCACCACCCTAAAAGAAGGTGAACTGATCACCCGTTTCCCATTTAAACAGTACTATGGAGGCGTCGTAGTCGTCCAGGCATGCCTCGCCGGCATTCCGGATACCCTGCAGTTCATACTTGATACCGGTAGCGCCGGCATCTCCCTGGATACCAATACCTGCCTGCAACTAGGCATTCCACTCACGCCGACCGATCGCGTAGTAAGAGGAGTAGGAGGGTCTAAGACTGTCGCTTTTGCTATGGACAAAACACTGTTATTACCTGGTTTACAGGTGGATAGTCTGGACTTTCACATCAACGACTATGAGCTTATCAGCCAGGTTTACGGATTACAGATAGATGGAATAATGGGTTACAGCGTGTTGAGCAAATTCATTGTACAGGTAGATTACGACACTGAAATGATCTCTATCTACCAGAAAGGCAAGTTCAATTACCCTAAGGGTGGTCATCTGCTGCGTCCATCCCTTACCCTGATACCTATTGTCAATGCATTCCTGAAAAACGGGAAAGCACAGCACTATAACCGTTACTACTTTGATACCGGTGCGGGCATGTGCCTGCTGTTATCCCATCAGTTTGTGAAAGACAGCGCCCTGCTCTCTTCCCGTAAAAGACAGCGTAAGGTGATCCAGACCGAAGCGCAGGGACTGGGCGGCAAAATGAGCATGGACATCACTACATTGCAAGAGTTCAAGATCGGCAATTACAGCTTTCGTAATGTACCGGTATACCTGTTTGATGATGTCAGCAATGTCACCGCCTATCCTTTCCTGGGTGGTATGGTAGGAAACGACCTGCTGCGCAGGTTCAACCTGATCCTTAACTACGGCAAAAAGGAAATATACCTGATGCCCAATTCTCACTTCAGAGATCCGTTTGACTATTCCTACACAGGTCTGATCATCTATCTCATTGACGGCAGGGTAGAGGTAACAGACATCATTAAAGGCTCACCCGCAGAAAAAGCCGGCCTGGAAAAAGGAGATATCATCATGGCAATCAATAATACCTTCTCCACGAATCTGCAGCTATACCGTGACCTGCTGAAAAATGTAGGGACAAAGCCTACTCTCCTGATAATGCGCAATAAAGAACTGCTGATAAAAAAAATACAGATCAAAAGCATATTATAA
- a CDS encoding glycosyltransferase encodes MSTISTRKTILIVPLDWGLGHATRDIPLIHELLNAGCNVVIAAEGKHAALLQQEFPELTILPLPGYRIEYAQKGWFFGLKIIQQIPKILNAIRYEQEWLRKIVVEHHIDAVISDNRFGLYHDKIPTVFISHQLLIKQPFGPLMDKVLQSLNYRYIRRYSACWIPDYADTHNLSGVLGHPSKLPPNTTYLGCLSRFEDRPDVTQQYDLLVLISGPEPQRSNLEKMILDQITDLPISALIVSGKPGMPEKKQITPRVQQVNHMNAKELNEAMLASGMVLSRSGYTTLMDLIKLNKKAILVPTPGQSEQEYLGKFLMKKGYFYNVPQHLFGLKTALDAAKHFEFKSFGHAQDMEQYKGVVKKFVEDLRKD; translated from the coding sequence TTGTCCACAATTTCTACGCGCAAAACGATTCTCATAGTCCCGCTCGACTGGGGATTGGGACATGCCACCCGCGACATTCCCCTTATCCATGAATTACTAAACGCTGGCTGCAACGTTGTTATTGCAGCAGAGGGTAAACATGCCGCTCTTTTGCAGCAGGAGTTCCCGGAACTGACTATCCTGCCGCTGCCTGGTTACCGTATTGAATACGCTCAGAAAGGATGGTTTTTTGGATTGAAAATCATCCAGCAGATCCCCAAGATCCTGAACGCGATCAGGTACGAACAGGAGTGGCTCCGGAAAATAGTGGTGGAACACCATATAGATGCTGTCATATCCGACAACCGGTTCGGACTTTACCACGATAAGATACCGACAGTCTTCATCTCCCACCAGCTATTGATCAAGCAGCCTTTCGGCCCGCTGATGGACAAAGTGTTACAGTCACTTAACTATCGCTACATCCGTCGTTACAGTGCCTGCTGGATACCTGATTATGCCGATACGCATAACCTCTCCGGTGTACTAGGCCATCCATCCAAACTACCACCTAATACCACTTACCTGGGCTGCCTCAGCCGTTTTGAGGACCGCCCTGACGTAACACAACAATATGATCTGCTGGTACTTATATCCGGTCCGGAACCACAACGTTCTAACCTGGAGAAAATGATACTCGATCAGATCACCGATCTGCCTATCAGTGCCCTGATCGTCAGTGGTAAACCAGGCATGCCGGAAAAGAAACAGATCACTCCACGTGTGCAGCAGGTTAACCATATGAATGCGAAGGAGTTAAATGAGGCAATGCTGGCTTCCGGAATGGTATTGAGCCGCTCCGGCTACACCACCCTGATGGACCTGATAAAGCTGAACAAAAAAGCGATCCTCGTGCCGACACCTGGTCAGTCAGAACAGGAATATCTGGGTAAGTTTCTGATGAAAAAAGGCTATTTCTATAATGTTCCGCAACATCTCTTCGGTCTGAAAACAGCATTGGACGCCGCGAAGCATTTTGAGTTCAAATCATTCGGACATGCACAGGATATGGAGCAGTATAAAGGCGTGGTAAAGAAGTTTGTAGAGGATCTCAGAAAAGATTAG
- a CDS encoding M16 family metallopeptidase has translation MIHFNKFTLANGLRVIVHEDHTTPMAVVNVMYDVGARDEDPSKTGFAHLFEHLMFGGSVNIPEYDEPLQMAGGENNAYTTSDLTNYYIQLPAENIETAFWLESDRMLSLAFSEKSLDVQRKVVCEEFKEHYINKPYGDVWHKMRDLAYSTHPYKWMTIGKELSHIENASLQDVKDFFFKYYRPANAILVVGGHVTTAQVKMLAEKWFGDIPGGERVQRHIPVEPVQTAAHKLEVKANVPLDALYKCYHMPARTGKGYYAIDLISDILGGGASSRLNQVLVKEKKLFSNIDCYHFGTLDAGLLTIEGKLVKGVKMKDAEKAVQEELDKVQQTIIPERELQKVKNRVESMLAFEDMGLLNRANNLAFYELIGNAALMNEEFSHYEAVTATEMHEEAQHLFDEKNSNTIYYHAG, from the coding sequence ATGATTCATTTCAATAAATTCACTTTAGCCAACGGATTGCGCGTGATAGTGCATGAAGACCATACCACTCCAATGGCTGTGGTAAATGTGATGTACGATGTCGGCGCCCGCGATGAAGATCCCAGTAAGACCGGCTTTGCTCACCTGTTCGAACACCTGATGTTCGGTGGTTCTGTTAATATTCCTGAATACGATGAACCTTTACAGATGGCCGGCGGTGAAAACAACGCCTACACCACCAGCGATCTTACCAACTACTATATACAACTGCCTGCTGAAAATATCGAAACAGCGTTCTGGCTGGAAAGCGACCGTATGCTATCGCTCGCCTTCAGTGAAAAGAGCCTGGACGTACAGCGTAAGGTAGTTTGTGAAGAGTTTAAAGAACATTACATCAACAAACCATATGGCGATGTCTGGCACAAAATGAGAGACCTGGCCTATTCCACACATCCCTATAAATGGATGACCATCGGAAAGGAGCTGTCTCACATTGAAAATGCCAGTCTGCAGGATGTAAAAGACTTCTTCTTCAAATATTACCGTCCGGCAAATGCGATACTAGTAGTAGGTGGCCATGTGACCACCGCCCAGGTAAAGATGCTGGCAGAAAAATGGTTCGGCGATATTCCCGGGGGAGAACGTGTACAACGTCATATTCCGGTAGAACCTGTGCAGACAGCCGCGCATAAACTGGAAGTAAAAGCCAATGTGCCACTGGATGCACTGTACAAATGCTACCATATGCCTGCCCGTACCGGCAAAGGCTACTACGCTATAGACCTGATCTCCGACATCCTCGGTGGCGGCGCGTCTTCCCGCCTGAACCAGGTATTGGTAAAAGAGAAAAAACTGTTCAGCAATATTGATTGTTATCACTTCGGTACCCTCGATGCCGGCCTGCTGACCATAGAAGGCAAACTGGTAAAAGGTGTCAAAATGAAAGATGCAGAGAAAGCCGTACAGGAAGAACTGGATAAAGTACAGCAAACGATCATCCCGGAAAGAGAACTGCAAAAGGTAAAGAACAGGGTAGAAAGTATGCTCGCTTTTGAAGATATGGGCCTGCTGAACCGTGCGAACAACCTTGCATTCTATGAGCTGATCGGTAACGCAGCTCTCATGAATGAAGAGTTCAGTCATTATGAAGCCGTAACAGCTACTGAAATGCACGAGGAAGCACAGCATCTTTTCGACGAGAAAAATTCCAATACGATTTACTATCACGCAGGATAA
- a CDS encoding M16 family metallopeptidase yields MINRKIAPEIKDATAFDIKLRPYEKVTLDNGIPVYIIKSDEQDTLQLELVFPGGSWYETENLVASATNFLMKNGSSKHAAHEINESIDYFGAYLNRGSHHEYSTYTLHCLTKHFADMMPVLQEVILDPAFPEEELAIFRQNMKQRLAVNLQKCDFVANRHIDKYLFGEFHPYGRVSSMDAYDALQTSTMQAFYKQHYTYNNCKIFVAGNLPANMIELLNQSFGKDKWNGEASIIRPEISIMAAEEKKFRIFNDENGVQGAVRVARPFPNRYHPDFPKMLVLNTILGGYFGSRLMSNIREEKGYTYGIHSQLYNFRQSSAINIQTEAGRDVCEATIEEIYKELRILQKEVVPEEELHLVRNFMIGSILGDLDGAFEVIQRWKNLILNGLDENYFYNNINIIKTITAEELHELAQEYFSPEDFYELVVI; encoded by the coding sequence ATGATAAACCGGAAAATTGCCCCTGAGATAAAAGATGCCACGGCCTTCGATATTAAACTAAGACCGTATGAAAAGGTAACACTGGACAATGGCATCCCTGTATATATCATCAAATCGGACGAACAGGATACACTGCAGCTGGAACTCGTATTTCCGGGTGGCAGTTGGTATGAAACAGAAAATCTCGTAGCCTCTGCCACCAATTTTCTCATGAAAAACGGTAGTAGTAAACATGCTGCTCACGAGATCAATGAAAGTATTGACTATTTTGGTGCATACCTGAACCGCGGCAGTCATCACGAATATTCAACATATACCCTGCACTGTCTCACGAAGCACTTCGCTGATATGATGCCGGTATTGCAGGAAGTGATCCTGGACCCTGCGTTCCCTGAAGAAGAACTGGCTATCTTCCGCCAGAACATGAAACAGCGGCTGGCAGTAAATCTCCAGAAATGCGACTTCGTTGCTAACAGGCATATTGATAAATACCTGTTCGGAGAGTTCCATCCTTATGGAAGAGTGAGCAGCATGGACGCTTACGATGCATTGCAGACGTCCACTATGCAGGCTTTCTATAAGCAACACTACACTTACAACAACTGTAAGATCTTCGTTGCCGGAAATCTGCCGGCAAACATGATAGAACTGCTCAATCAGTCTTTCGGTAAAGACAAATGGAATGGCGAAGCCTCCATTATCCGCCCGGAAATATCTATCATGGCAGCAGAAGAGAAGAAGTTCCGCATCTTCAACGATGAAAACGGTGTACAGGGTGCTGTACGTGTAGCGAGACCGTTCCCGAACCGCTACCATCCTGACTTCCCTAAAATGCTGGTGCTGAACACCATCCTGGGCGGCTACTTCGGCTCCCGCCTGATGAGCAACATCAGAGAAGAAAAAGGATATACCTACGGTATCCATTCACAGTTATACAACTTCCGCCAGTCCAGCGCTATCAATATACAGACAGAAGCAGGACGCGATGTATGCGAAGCAACTATCGAAGAGATCTACAAAGAACTGCGCATACTGCAGAAAGAGGTTGTACCGGAAGAAGAACTGCACCTGGTGCGTAACTTCATGATCGGCTCAATACTGGGTGACCTGGATGGCGCATTCGAAGTGATTCAGCGCTGGAAAAACCTGATACTGAATGGCCTGGATGAAAACTATTTCTACAATAACATCAATATCATCAAAACGATCACTGCCGAGGAGCTACATGAACTGGCACAGGAATATTTCTCTCCGGAAGATTTCTATGAACTGGTAGTTATCTAA
- a CDS encoding aspartyl protease family protein translates to MRKYVFAILVCLPVFLFAQVPAKPKPTATIPFRLYDRYMVISCATSGNTPSGGAPDSLHFIFDTGAEVTTLRKRTAERLDLKTKEGGGLTGTDAVVVRVPTAELSVLYFEKTRLPFVKVYIEPLDEFQDIPITIDGLIGVDLLKSFIVKIDYEKEVLELYRSAQTPANTPGQRMTLSRNFNTPVVEGAVKLPDGETLSSRFHLISGGEYGILFNFPFVEKHKLNSRLTTLSTDKVHDLYKELTYTNTSVPTLSLGTVQLSQVAASYCKDVNDAGSIHEMAGSIGYMVWRQFRSMTINYTGRELFLEK, encoded by the coding sequence GTGAGAAAGTACGTTTTTGCCATACTCGTATGCCTGCCGGTATTCCTTTTTGCACAGGTGCCGGCAAAGCCGAAACCAACAGCAACTATCCCGTTCCGGTTGTATGACCGCTATATGGTGATCAGCTGTGCCACTTCCGGTAATACGCCTTCAGGAGGAGCGCCAGACAGCCTTCATTTCATCTTCGATACCGGAGCAGAAGTGACTACGCTTCGCAAGCGAACAGCGGAAAGACTGGATCTGAAGACGAAAGAAGGCGGCGGATTAACAGGAACCGATGCTGTTGTGGTCAGAGTGCCTACTGCTGAACTCAGTGTGCTTTATTTCGAGAAGACAAGGCTGCCATTCGTTAAAGTATACATTGAGCCACTTGACGAATTTCAAGACATCCCCATCACCATTGATGGCCTCATTGGCGTAGACCTGCTGAAATCGTTCATTGTGAAGATCGACTACGAAAAAGAAGTGCTGGAACTTTACCGGTCGGCACAAACGCCTGCCAATACACCGGGACAACGGATGACGCTGAGCCGGAACTTCAATACCCCGGTTGTGGAAGGCGCCGTGAAACTGCCTGATGGCGAAACGCTCAGCAGCCGCTTTCATTTGATCTCAGGTGGAGAATACGGTATCCTGTTCAACTTCCCATTTGTGGAAAAACATAAACTAAATAGCCGGCTCACCACTCTCAGCACAGACAAGGTACACGACCTTTATAAAGAATTAACGTATACCAATACCAGCGTACCTACGCTCAGTCTGGGTACAGTACAGCTCTCCCAGGTGGCGGCCAGTTACTGCAAAGATGTCAATGATGCCGGCTCTATCCATGAAATGGCTGGCTCCATCGGGTACATGGTGTGGAGGCAATTCAGATCTATGACGATCAATTATACCGGACGCGAGTTATTTCTCGAAAAATAA